The proteins below come from a single Natranaerofaba carboxydovora genomic window:
- a CDS encoding sulfatase-like hydrolase/transferase, translating to MKTNVKTYIEKLRSNWKDILVSFSLANLFFLRVWHELIFADPEGQFYFRTLDQVSIAALLLNVFLLGAVILSLFILFQKNKNNILQKILAFVLFVSLIFPLNALRLLATEISITDIVEFLGRAGFGVLIFLIAVSVVYLSFKLPDRIINAVSIIYIIFSPFLILSFGQGLWAFATTDSFAQESVSEMSKELAQEADEEASKRVVWFIFDELDQRLTFEEERPDDLEINELDNLKNDGFYATNAHAPEDETILSMPAFTIGEKVKNADPKGPAELKLTSKETEETFNWSERKNIFDEISVRGGNSALSGIYLPYCRIIGDSPDICSWHPFGTIEHNKEYNLTEAMFNQLLAPFAISPFNQRRHAINVHKSVYDDAKELVTNPNLDLVLIHWSVPHFPWIYDREMADFSVFNYDLNKGYYDNLALVDQTIKDMRLAMESDGTWDDTYFIVSSDHPWRMHLFPTYDEKFDPRIPFIIRTPAENEKVTHTEDFNTVQTYDIILSILDGELNSAEEISNWLK from the coding sequence ATGAAAACAAACGTCAAAACATACATTGAAAAACTTCGATCAAATTGGAAAGACATACTGGTATCATTTTCCCTAGCAAATCTTTTTTTCCTTCGGGTGTGGCATGAGCTTATTTTTGCCGACCCCGAAGGCCAATTTTACTTCAGGACACTTGATCAGGTCAGTATAGCTGCTCTTTTGTTAAATGTATTTTTACTTGGAGCAGTTATTTTGTCTTTATTTATCTTGTTTCAAAAAAATAAAAATAATATATTACAAAAGATCCTAGCCTTTGTTTTATTTGTATCTCTTATTTTTCCTTTAAATGCCCTTCGCCTTCTTGCAACAGAGATTTCTATAACTGATATAGTAGAATTTTTAGGGAGAGCTGGTTTTGGGGTTTTAATCTTCTTAATAGCCGTAAGTGTTGTCTATCTATCATTTAAGCTGCCTGACAGGATTATAAATGCCGTCTCGATTATTTATATAATTTTTTCACCTTTTTTGATACTAAGTTTTGGGCAGGGATTATGGGCTTTTGCAACTACTGATTCATTTGCCCAGGAATCTGTCAGCGAAATGTCAAAGGAGCTCGCACAAGAAGCAGACGAAGAAGCTTCCAAAAGAGTGGTCTGGTTTATCTTTGATGAGCTTGATCAAAGGTTAACTTTTGAAGAAGAAAGGCCAGATGATCTGGAAATTAACGAACTAGACAACCTAAAGAATGATGGTTTTTATGCAACAAACGCCCATGCACCAGAAGATGAAACAATTCTATCCATGCCCGCGTTCACTATAGGGGAAAAAGTAAAAAACGCAGATCCAAAAGGGCCAGCAGAATTAAAGCTAACCTCAAAAGAAACAGAAGAAACTTTTAACTGGAGCGAGCGTAAAAACATTTTTGATGAGATAAGTGTCCGAGGAGGTAACAGCGCTTTAAGCGGTATTTATTTGCCCTACTGTAGAATAATAGGAGACTCACCCGACATTTGCTCCTGGCATCCATTTGGAACAATTGAACATAATAAAGAATATAATTTAACAGAAGCTATGTTTAATCAACTTCTAGCCCCTTTTGCAATTTCGCCTTTTAATCAAAGAAGGCACGCGATTAACGTACACAAGTCGGTTTATGATGATGCTAAAGAGCTGGTAACAAACCCAAATCTTGATCTAGTTTTAATTCACTGGTCAGTTCCTCATTTCCCCTGGATTTATGATAGAGAGATGGCTGATTTTAGTGTATTTAATTATGATCTAAATAAGGGTTATTATGATAATTTGGCCCTTGTAGACCAAACGATCAAAGATATGCGTCTAGCAATGGAATCTGATGGTACATGGGATGACACCTATTTTATTGTCAGTTCAGATCATCCCTGGAGGATGCATCTTTTCCCCACTTATGATGAAAAGTTTGACCCAAGGATTCCCTTTATAATTAGAACACCAGCAGAAAATGAAAAAGTAACACATACTGAGGATTTTAACACAGTGCAAACTTATGATATAATATTAAGTATACTAGATGGTGAGCTTAATTCGGCTGAAGAAATATCCAACTGGCTAAAATAA
- a CDS encoding metal-dependent hydrolase, translated as MSNEVKWLGHATFEINTSKGKTIIIDPWYDGNPSNEKKAEEVDKADIVLITHDHFDHLGEAAAILKQTKATMVGQPEIMEMLKNEGVSEEQVVYGTGMNVGGTVEVEDIKITMTQAVHSSTSGDPAGYIITLEDDKTIYYAGDTGIINTMEVFGEIYDIDLAILPIGSVFTMDSVQAAYALKMLNPKAVVPMHYGTFPILEQTADKFKSLASEKAPGVEVIAIEPGSSCEL; from the coding sequence ATGTCTAATGAAGTTAAGTGGTTAGGGCATGCTACATTTGAAATTAATACTTCAAAAGGGAAAACAATTATAATTGACCCATGGTATGATGGCAACCCTTCAAATGAAAAAAAAGCTGAAGAAGTTGATAAGGCTGATATTGTTTTGATAACACACGATCATTTCGATCATTTGGGTGAAGCGGCAGCAATTCTAAAACAAACAAAAGCAACTATGGTTGGACAACCTGAAATAATGGAAATGTTAAAAAATGAAGGTGTATCAGAAGAACAGGTGGTTTATGGTACAGGTATGAATGTTGGAGGAACTGTTGAAGTGGAAGATATAAAAATTACAATGACTCAGGCAGTTCATTCTTCTACTTCAGGTGATCCGGCAGGCTATATTATAACCCTAGAAGATGACAAAACTATATATTATGCAGGAGATACCGGGATAATAAATACTATGGAGGTATTTGGCGAGATATATGACATAGACCTTGCTATATTACCTATAGGTAGTGTATTTACAATGGATTCAGTTCAAGCAGCTTATGCATTAAAAATGTTAAATCCAAAAGCTGTCGTCCCAATGCACTATGGGACCTTCCCTATCCTTGAGCAGACAGCGGATAAATTTAAATCATTAGCTTCTGAGAAGGCTCCAGGGGTAGAGGTAATAGCTATTGAACCTGGCTCTTCATGCGAATTATAG
- a CDS encoding inorganic pyrophosphatase: MGDQRFKAHPWHGVSIGENWPDTVNAFIEVVPSDTVKYELDKETGLLKIDRPQLYSNIYPSLYGMIPQTYCGDKVGDLCKKKTNQEEVKGDDDPLDICVLTEKIVPHGDILLQARPIGGFRLLDDGEADDKILSVLVNDALYGDWNDISDCPETVIRRLEHFFLTYKQMPEGQDKKCYLAGRYDKEEAFEVIRLSYEDYLDNFS; the protein is encoded by the coding sequence ATGGGTGATCAAAGGTTCAAAGCACATCCCTGGCACGGGGTAAGTATTGGAGAAAATTGGCCAGACACCGTCAATGCCTTTATTGAAGTTGTCCCAAGTGATACAGTTAAATATGAATTAGATAAAGAAACTGGTCTACTTAAAATTGACAGGCCACAGCTATATTCAAACATTTATCCATCTTTATATGGAATGATCCCTCAAACGTACTGCGGTGACAAGGTAGGAGATCTTTGCAAAAAGAAAACCAATCAGGAGGAAGTAAAAGGCGATGATGACCCTCTAGATATATGCGTTTTGACCGAAAAGATTGTACCACATGGCGATATTTTATTACAAGCCCGCCCTATCGGAGGTTTTCGTTTGCTTGATGATGGTGAAGCCGATGACAAAATCCTGTCAGTTTTAGTAAACGATGCCCTATATGGAGACTGGAATGATATAAGCGATTGTCCTGAAACTGTTATCAGGCGTTTAGAACATTTCTTTTTGACATATAAACAAATGCCAGAAGGCCAGGACAAAAAATGTTATTTGGCAGGGCGCTATGACAAAGAGGAAGCGTTTGAAGTTATAAGACTTTCTTATGAGGATTATCTGGACAATTTTTCTTAG
- a CDS encoding Asp23/Gls24 family envelope stress response protein — protein sequence MTVQKYKGDSVYIVDDVLKTIAGIAVSKVDGVQEMMGTSVVGNLAEKVRKKDISRGINIQRTEDDKINVAVSVTIRYGIKIPEISQDIQNAIRETIHTMTGYEVESIKVNIQGVKFDSELNQEENE from the coding sequence ATGACTGTGCAAAAATACAAAGGAGATAGTGTTTATATAGTAGATGATGTTTTGAAAACCATAGCAGGGATAGCGGTTAGTAAAGTAGACGGTGTTCAGGAAATGATGGGTACTTCCGTGGTGGGAAATCTAGCAGAAAAAGTAAGAAAGAAAGATATAAGCAGAGGTATTAATATTCAGAGAACAGAAGATGACAAAATAAATGTCGCTGTAAGTGTTACTATTAGATATGGTATCAAGATCCCAGAAATATCACAAGATATACAAAATGCAATAAGAGAAACCATCCATACTATGACAGGGTACGAAGTTGAATCAATTAAAGTAAACATTCAGGGCGTTAAGTTTGATTCAGAATTAAATCAAGAAGAAAACGAATAA
- a CDS encoding alpha/beta fold hydrolase: protein MFYWNPWLDLYAKQVKFFVRLMKQPEPYWSTPNEVSLEKDTLRLRYFPNKHKKLGKPILVLPPQAGHHSNITDYSSNQSLVNTFHKYGFDVYVAQWLSPNYKHKNFDISDYIRLTNDAVHNISSRTGHDSIHLVGQCQGGWQAAMYASLFPQKISSLVVAAAPINLEAERGPLNDFIDNLPMSFYESLVASGFGLLKGDHMLAGFKNMDPHKHYYKKYIDLWNLIWLEDENGLERFDRFTNWYELTQDLPGKFYLEVVEKIFKNNGMVNPGTIELNDKIEAKDKCVDLTKIDCPVILMAGEKDNITPPNQCLDMKNHISTPKKDIIEITTKGGHIGTLMGKSALKNHWTTVSKTLANIA from the coding sequence ATGTTTTATTGGAATCCTTGGCTAGATTTATATGCCAAGCAAGTGAAATTTTTTGTAAGACTTATGAAGCAACCAGAACCTTATTGGTCAACTCCTAATGAAGTATCCCTAGAAAAAGACACATTAAGGCTTAGGTATTTCCCAAACAAACACAAGAAACTGGGTAAACCTATACTTGTTCTACCACCTCAGGCAGGTCATCACAGTAACATTACAGATTATTCATCAAACCAAAGTCTTGTTAATACTTTTCATAAATACGGTTTTGATGTTTATGTAGCACAATGGTTAAGTCCAAATTATAAGCACAAAAACTTCGATATAAGCGATTATATCCGTCTAACTAATGATGCTGTTCATAATATTAGTAGTAGGACAGGCCATGACAGCATACATCTAGTAGGTCAATGCCAGGGTGGTTGGCAGGCAGCTATGTATGCCTCCCTTTTCCCCCAAAAAATCTCTAGCCTTGTTGTGGCAGCAGCTCCTATTAACTTAGAAGCTGAAAGAGGCCCTCTAAATGATTTCATAGATAATCTACCAATGAGTTTTTATGAATCTCTTGTGGCTTCAGGTTTTGGACTACTAAAAGGTGATCATATGTTAGCGGGCTTTAAGAATATGGATCCCCATAAGCATTATTACAAAAAGTATATTGACCTTTGGAATTTAATTTGGTTAGAGGATGAAAATGGTTTAGAAAGATTTGATAGGTTCACAAACTGGTACGAATTAACACAGGATCTACCGGGTAAGTTTTATTTAGAAGTTGTAGAAAAGATATTTAAGAATAATGGCATGGTTAATCCAGGAACTATAGAATTAAATGACAAAATAGAGGCAAAAGACAAGTGTGTAGACCTAACTAAAATAGATTGCCCTGTAATTCTAATGGCTGGAGAAAAAGATAATATAACTCCTCCTAACCAGTGTCTTGATATGAAAAATCATATTTCTACACCAAAAAAAGATATCATAGAAATAACAACTAAAGGTGGTCATATTGGTACTTTAATGGGAAAAAGCGCACTAAAAAATCACTGGACTACTGTCAGTAAAACCCTAGCCAATATTGCTTAA